A genomic region of Homalodisca vitripennis isolate AUS2020 chromosome 5, UT_GWSS_2.1, whole genome shotgun sequence contains the following coding sequences:
- the LOC124361754 gene encoding uncharacterized protein LOC124361754 isoform X3: MSFHKSSAYGSLPDRMGQDSQTVDLGSHKVIYCVHGKPSGCCATVVNDSSKPIHHVCRYTQRDYNYRLVFYTDIYICVKKGPHTSLKRFTLLNSLFYTYFI, from the coding sequence TTTCCACAAGAGCTCGGCATACGGTTCCCTCCCCGACAGGATGGGACAGGACAGCCAGACTGTGGACCTAGGCAGCCACAAGGTCATCTACTGTGTTCATGGTAAACCTAGTGGCTGCTGTGCCACTGTTGTCAACGACTCTTCCAAACCCATCCATCATGTCTGCCGATATACCCAGAGAGACTATAACTATAGGTTAgtattttatactgatatttatatttgtgtcaaAAAAGGTCCACACACTAGTTTGAAACGTTTTACTTTGttgaattcattattttatacttatttcattTAA
- the LOC124361754 gene encoding uncharacterized protein LOC124361754 isoform X4, with the protein MGCVQSVFSYFFGKKTTDKAISPPSPSPPSLLLTLLHSVSTRARHTVPSPTGWDRTARLWT; encoded by the exons ATGGGCTGTGTACAAAGTGTATTTAGCTATTTCTTTGGTAAGAAGACAACAGACAAAGCGATTTCCCCACCCAGTCCTTCCCCACCTTCCCTCCTCCTGACACTCCTACATTCAG TTTCCACAAGAGCTCGGCATACGGTTCCCTCCCCGACAGGATGGGACAGGACAGCCAGACTGTGGACCTAG